One window of Mesorhizobium sp. PAMC28654 genomic DNA carries:
- a CDS encoding DUF1772 domain-containing protein: protein MWRETTVYNEQFWVFAAVGEPLDVAAILFPAILAWLMRSDSPVFAYAVAATVLYLLALVVWYFWVQGANSIMATWSVSAFPLEFEAIRLRWETGHIAVATLKLAGFVALMLSLLTVGRLGI, encoded by the coding sequence TTGTGGCGCGAAACCACAGTTTACAATGAGCAGTTCTGGGTGTTCGCGGCCGTTGGGGAGCCGCTTGACGTCGCCGCGATCCTATTTCCGGCCATTCTAGCATGGCTGATGCGCAGTGACAGTCCAGTCTTCGCCTATGCCGTCGCCGCGACCGTGCTCTATCTGTTGGCCCTCGTTGTCTGGTACTTCTGGGTCCAGGGGGCAAACAGCATTATGGCCACCTGGAGTGTCAGCGCGTTTCCCCTGGAATTCGAGGCGATTCGCCTGCGCTGGGAGACCGGGCACATAGCGGTCGCGACGCTCAAGTTGGCTGGTTTCGTAGCGCTGATGTTATCGCTGCTTACTGTCGGCCGTCTCGGAATTTGA
- a CDS encoding IS3 family transposase (programmed frameshift), translating to MKATKFSEAQIAFVLKQAEDGSAVGEVCRKAGISEATFYNWRKRYAGLMPSEVKRLRQLEDENAKLKRIVADLSLDKAMLQDVLFKKALRPARRRQLVDQVRETWKVSVRKACEALRIYRSLYTYKSKRGSQAGLQQRITDICQTRVRYGYRRVHVLLLREGWRINMKRTRRLYNELGLQLRNKTPKRRVKAKLRGDRSQATHSNHVWAMDFVHDQLATGRKLRILTVVDTHSRYAPATDPRFTYRGEDVVQTLERVCREIGYPKTIRVDNGSEFISRDLDLWAYQRDVILDFSRPGKPTDNAYIESFNGKFRAECLNTHWFLTLDDARQKMEEWRRDYNEVRPHSAIGNKPPISLMNGSGASGLP from the exons ATGAAAGCGACGAAGTTTTCGGAGGCTCAGATCGCCTTCGTTCTGAAGCAGGCCGAGGACGGCTCGGCTGTTGGCGAGGTGTGCCGGAAGGCTGGCATTTCGGAGGCGACATTTTACAACTGGCGCAAGCGCTATGCGGGTCTGATGCCGTCGGAAGTGAAGCGTCTTCGCCAACTTGAGGACGAGAATGCGAAGCTCAAGCGCATTGTTGCCGACCTGAGCCTGGACAAGGCGATGCTGCAGGATGTGCTTT TCAAAAAAGCTCTGAGGCCTGCTCGCCGTCGCCAGCTTGTGGATCAGGTCAGGGAGACGTGGAAGGTATCGGTTCGCAAGGCTTGCGAGGCCTTGCGAATCTACCGCTCTCTCTACACCTACAAGTCAAAGCGCGGCTCGCAGGCCGGATTGCAACAGCGGATCACGGATATCTGCCAGACGCGGGTGCGCTATGGGTATCGGCGCGTTCATGTCCTTCTGCTTCGGGAGGGCTGGCGGATCAACATGAAGCGAACACGCAGGCTTTACAATGAGTTGGGGCTTCAGCTCAGGAACAAGACGCCAAAGAGGCGGGTGAAAGCCAAGCTCAGGGGGGATCGATCCCAAGCCACGCACAGCAATCACGTCTGGGCCATGGACTTCGTTCACGACCAGCTCGCCACGGGTAGAAAGCTTCGTATCCTGACCGTCGTCGACACGCATTCACGCTACGCGCCGGCGACAGATCCGCGCTTCACATATCGTGGCGAGGACGTCGTACAGACGCTGGAGCGTGTCTGCCGGGAAATTGGTTATCCGAAGACGATCAGGGTGGACAACGGTAGCGAGTTCATCTCCCGTGATCTCGATCTGTGGGCCTACCAGAGGGATGTCATCCTGGACTTCTCCCGGCCAGGCAAGCCCACCGACAACGCTTACATCGAATCGTTCAACGGCAAGTTCCGGGCCGAGTGCCTGAACACCCATTGGTTCCTGACCCTTGACGACGCCCGGCAGAAAATGGAGGAATGGCGTAGAGACTACAACGAGGTTCGCCCTCACAGCGCCATCGGCAACAAGCCGCCGATATCGCTCATGAATGGCTCAGGCGCATCCGGTCTGCCATGA
- a CDS encoding group III truncated hemoglobin codes for MENSSHKRSDLTGARHPGNHDPFAECSANSTSSRKPTFNCILVLWSSSPKTYIDNICFSADAGRTSLLRHHTNATASIIIPRHGCKLTHFRGWRRGSRAFRQSSDQPCQASRTVGWLDPTWSSLRRGLSGLWTVMDPAGGGRRYQTAVWPCEKRSMRMTGNGRSARTIVIDGVPLPEVLDETMIHGVVHGFYDEIRRDDLLGPIFHSRIDPDEWPRHLAKMCDFWSATLLRTSRYEGRPLPPHLAIPGLGETHFRRWLKLFRTTVRRICPPEVAALFMDRALRIAHSFRLAVAFSRGENTIDIEPITEEGL; via the coding sequence GTGGAAAATTCCAGCCATAAACGGTCCGATTTAACGGGAGCACGTCATCCTGGCAATCACGATCCTTTCGCCGAATGTAGCGCCAATAGCACGTCCAGCAGAAAACCTACCTTCAATTGCATTCTCGTTTTATGGTCGTCTTCTCCTAAAACATATATTGACAATATATGTTTTAGCGCCGATGCTGGCCGAACTTCACTGCTGAGACATCATACCAATGCAACCGCATCGATCATCATCCCACGACATGGCTGCAAGCTTACGCATTTTCGCGGCTGGCGTCGGGGAAGTCGTGCGTTTCGGCAATCGAGTGATCAGCCGTGCCAAGCGAGCCGCACGGTCGGCTGGCTCGACCCCACCTGGAGTTCACTACGCCGAGGTTTGTCCGGCCTGTGGACCGTCATGGACCCAGCAGGTGGCGGACGACGATATCAAACGGCGGTTTGGCCGTGCGAAAAGCGGAGCATGCGGATGACTGGGAATGGTCGAAGTGCGAGAACGATTGTCATCGATGGCGTTCCGTTGCCTGAAGTGCTCGACGAGACCATGATCCACGGCGTGGTTCATGGTTTCTACGATGAAATTCGTAGGGATGATCTGCTCGGCCCCATCTTCCACAGCAGGATCGATCCGGACGAATGGCCGCGCCATCTGGCGAAGATGTGCGATTTCTGGTCAGCGACACTGCTGCGAACATCCCGATATGAAGGGCGGCCACTGCCGCCACATCTAGCGATCCCCGGCCTTGGCGAGACACATTTCAGGCGTTGGCTGAAGCTGTTTCGCACAACGGTGCGTCGCATCTGCCCGCCTGAGGTCGCAGCGCTGTTCATGGATCGCGCGCTGCGCATCGCTCACAGTTTCCGCCTAGCGGTCGCTTTCAGCCGCGGCGAAAACACGATTGACATCGAACCGATCACCGAAGAAGGCCTGTAA
- a CDS encoding plastocyanin/azurin family copper-binding protein: MKLTRREILGAGGGLVAALPLPLLAASAAEMVDIRMQGRADGSHVWFDPVGILVMPGQTIRWTNLDSGNSHTTTAYNPANFERKLRMPEAAKPWNSDYLMPGEAFSVTFTEQGVYDYYCIPHEQAGMVGRIIVGKPETRGWMEMIGANDGLPEEALAAFPTVEEIMAKQFVRRV, encoded by the coding sequence ATGAAACTCACGCGTCGTGAGATACTGGGGGCGGGCGGCGGGCTTGTCGCCGCCCTTCCCCTGCCCCTTTTGGCGGCGTCGGCTGCGGAAATGGTCGACATACGGATGCAGGGCCGCGCCGACGGGTCACACGTTTGGTTCGATCCGGTCGGGATCCTTGTCATGCCTGGTCAGACGATCCGCTGGACCAATCTCGATTCCGGCAATTCTCACACGACGACGGCCTACAATCCGGCAAACTTCGAGCGAAAGCTCCGCATGCCCGAAGCCGCAAAACCCTGGAATTCCGACTATCTCATGCCTGGCGAGGCTTTCTCGGTTACCTTCACCGAGCAGGGAGTCTACGACTATTACTGCATCCCCCACGAACAGGCAGGAATGGTCGGCCGCATCATTGTCGGCAAACCCGAGACGCGTGGCTGGATGGAAATGATCGGGGCGAATGACGGTCTTCCCGAGGAAGCGCTGGCAGCATTTCCAACGGTCGAAGAGATCATGGCGAAGCAGTTCGTCCGGCGCGTTTAG
- a CDS encoding PTS sugar transporter subunit IIA — protein sequence MIPHILSEEDISLDLATKGMHSALSRIAVRIARRSRLDEQMVLRSLWHRECLGSTGIGRGVAIPHALFDTISSPVVSFTRLASPIDFDGPDDDPVDIVYTLLWPRSAVSAFLPALSQVCRVLRAPRTREGLRQAQSVGEVMAILDADPSPTIPPIRTLAWPGFMPRQLSNA from the coding sequence ATGATCCCACACATCTTGTCAGAAGAAGACATTTCGCTTGACCTCGCCACAAAGGGAATGCATTCGGCCTTGTCGAGGATCGCCGTCAGGATTGCACGGAGATCCCGGCTGGACGAGCAGATGGTTCTCCGTAGTCTTTGGCACAGAGAGTGCCTCGGCTCGACAGGTATCGGCCGCGGCGTGGCGATCCCACACGCCTTGTTCGACACGATCTCTTCGCCTGTCGTGTCTTTCACACGACTGGCTTCGCCTATCGATTTCGACGGACCAGATGACGATCCAGTCGATATCGTTTACACGTTGCTCTGGCCGCGCTCCGCCGTTTCCGCTTTCCTTCCCGCTCTTTCACAGGTGTGCCGGGTACTTCGGGCGCCTCGGACTCGAGAGGGACTGCGACAGGCACAGTCAGTTGGTGAGGTGATGGCGATACTTGATGCTGACCCCAGCCCGACCATTCCACCAATTCGCACACTTGCCTGGCCGGGCTTCATGCCTAGGCAGTTAAGCAATGCCTAG
- the istB gene encoding IS21-like element helper ATPase IstB: MSNAHTIDEARLGIMLNELRLPTIKTLWAQFAEQADREGWPAARFLSAIAEHELAERAHRRIERHLAEAHLPPGKTLDSFAFDAVPMVSKAQVMAMTAGDSWLAKGANILLFGPPGGGKSHLAAAIGLALIENGWRVQFARTTDLVQKLQIARRELQLEAAIAKLDKFDLLILDDLAYVTKDQAETSVLFELICARYERRSIMITANQPFGEWNRIFPDPAMTLAAVDRLVHHATIFEMNVESYRRRSAMEAKRQRGRPASYATIKNKHELVAERQSEIDEGLASDNQHDNLHVTAT; encoded by the coding sequence ATGAGCAACGCCCACACCATCGACGAAGCCCGCCTCGGCATCATGCTCAACGAACTCCGGCTACCGACGATCAAGACGCTCTGGGCGCAATTTGCCGAGCAGGCCGATAGAGAGGGGTGGCCCGCCGCCCGGTTCCTCTCGGCCATCGCCGAGCATGAGCTGGCCGAACGGGCACATCGCAGGATCGAACGGCATCTGGCCGAAGCGCATCTGCCGCCCGGAAAGACGCTCGACAGCTTCGCCTTCGACGCCGTACCCATGGTCTCCAAGGCCCAGGTCATGGCCATGACCGCCGGTGACAGCTGGCTCGCCAAGGGCGCCAATATCCTGTTGTTCGGCCCACCCGGTGGCGGAAAGTCGCATCTTGCGGCAGCGATCGGACTCGCCCTCATTGAGAACGGCTGGCGCGTGCAGTTCGCCCGAACCACCGATCTCGTGCAGAAGCTCCAGATCGCGCGGCGAGAGCTGCAGCTCGAAGCCGCCATCGCCAAGCTCGACAAGTTCGATCTGCTCATCCTCGACGATCTGGCCTACGTCACCAAGGACCAGGCCGAAACGAGCGTGCTCTTCGAACTCATCTGCGCAAGATATGAGCGGCGTTCCATCATGATCACCGCCAATCAGCCCTTCGGAGAATGGAACAGAATCTTTCCGGACCCCGCCATGACCCTCGCCGCAGTGGACCGACTTGTTCACCACGCAACGATCTTCGAGATGAACGTCGAAAGCTACCGGCGCAGATCCGCCATGGAAGCCAAACGCCAGCGCGGCAGGCCAGCCTCTTACGCGACAATCAAGAACAAACACGAACTTGTCGCGGAGCGGCAATCAGAAATAGATGAAGGCCTTGCCAGCGACAATCAGCATGATAATTTGCACGTGACCGCGACCTGA
- a CDS encoding HAD-IC family P-type ATPase, translating to MQHKGAQSPAPSTARPAEAYWSRAAADLLSALGTSAAGLPPPEAASRLAKGGPNAVGDASKSTAIGTFIRQFRSPLVLILVFAAGVSAVLGDASDAAIIGLIVLVSCFLSFTQEYGASRAMDALRQRVSRKVTVVRDGVEAIVSAEDIVPGDIIRLSAGNLIPADGIILDARDFNVSEATLTGETFPVVKAPGQSPVDATIAQRSNAVYTGTSVRSGTATILAVQTGGRTEFASITAAIERRVPETNFAKGIRRFGYLMTQIMLAIVIVVFAANLLLHRPLIDSLLFSLALAVGLTPELLPYSATIWMRRERRSG from the coding sequence ATGCAGCACAAGGGGGCTCAGTCGCCGGCACCCAGCACCGCAAGGCCGGCAGAGGCCTATTGGTCACGGGCGGCGGCCGATTTATTAAGCGCGCTTGGTACCAGCGCTGCGGGTCTCCCTCCCCCCGAAGCGGCAAGCCGCCTCGCCAAGGGCGGACCGAATGCGGTTGGCGACGCATCGAAGTCCACCGCCATCGGCACGTTCATCCGTCAGTTCAGAAGCCCACTGGTGCTCATCCTCGTTTTCGCGGCCGGCGTCTCGGCGGTCTTGGGTGACGCCAGCGACGCGGCAATAATCGGCTTGATCGTGCTTGTAAGTTGCTTCCTGAGCTTCACCCAGGAATACGGTGCTTCACGCGCGATGGACGCGCTCAGGCAACGCGTATCGCGCAAGGTTACGGTGGTTCGCGATGGTGTGGAGGCAATTGTATCAGCTGAAGACATCGTGCCCGGAGATATCATCAGACTCTCGGCCGGTAACCTGATCCCCGCCGACGGCATCATCCTAGATGCCCGGGATTTCAACGTCAGCGAAGCGACGCTGACTGGCGAGACCTTTCCGGTCGTCAAGGCCCCCGGCCAGTCGCCGGTCGATGCGACGATCGCGCAGCGCAGCAACGCCGTCTACACCGGAACCTCGGTTCGCAGCGGCACCGCGACAATCCTGGCCGTTCAGACCGGCGGACGGACGGAATTCGCAAGTATCACGGCCGCAATCGAGCGGCGCGTTCCAGAAACCAACTTCGCCAAGGGGATTCGTCGCTTCGGCTATCTCATGACGCAAATCATGCTGGCGATCGTCATCGTCGTCTTCGCCGCCAATCTGCTCTTACACCGGCCACTCATAGACTCCCTGCTTTTTTCACTTGCACTTGCGGTCGGGCTGACGCCTGAACTGCTTCCCTATAGCGCGACGATCTGGATGAGACGTGAGCGGCGATCTGGATGA
- a CDS encoding catalase, translated as MSDLDKKESTGSTMSSGAPAPSDRNSLSIGSNGPLLLHDVHFLEQMAHFNREKVPERQPHAKGAGAFGTFEATEDMSAFTKASLFQRGANTDMLARFSTVAGESGSPDTWRDVRGFSLKFYTDEGNYDLVGNNTPVFFVRDPMKFPHFIRSQKRLPDSGLRDNHMQWDFWTSNPETAHQVTYLMGERGLPRTWRHMNGYGSHTYMWINAKGQKFWVKYHFHTSQGMAFFNNAEAADVAGSDADFHRRDLFEAIARGAHPSWTLSVQVMPYAEAKTYRFNPFDLTKVWSHADYPLFKVGTMTLNRNPENFFAQIEQAAFSPGNTVPGIGLSPDKMLLGRAFAYNDAQRNRIGANFHQLPVNRPKVPVNTYMFDGQMAFDHAGNAPVYATNSSGRSWADETGPVADGWETDGEMVRSAYSLHTDDDDFGQPGQLVRDVWNDAQRDQFVDQVAGSLLGGVHSGVLERAFAYWKQVDASTGQRIEDKVRAGSAPKPAEGMVEG; from the coding sequence ATGAGCGACTTGGATAAGAAGGAGAGCACCGGATCGACCATGAGTAGTGGTGCACCAGCGCCCAGTGATCGGAACTCCCTGTCAATCGGATCAAACGGTCCTCTGCTGCTGCACGACGTACATTTTCTGGAGCAGATGGCGCATTTCAACAGGGAGAAGGTTCCAGAGCGACAACCTCACGCCAAGGGAGCGGGCGCGTTCGGCACGTTTGAAGCCACGGAGGACATGTCTGCCTTCACCAAGGCATCGTTATTCCAGAGAGGCGCGAATACTGACATGCTTGCACGGTTCTCGACTGTGGCCGGCGAGTCAGGAAGCCCCGACACGTGGCGCGACGTGCGTGGCTTCTCGCTGAAATTCTATACCGACGAAGGCAATTACGACCTCGTCGGCAACAATACGCCAGTGTTCTTCGTGCGCGATCCGATGAAGTTCCCGCATTTCATCCGCAGCCAGAAGCGACTTCCAGACTCGGGCTTGCGCGACAACCACATGCAGTGGGATTTCTGGACCAGCAACCCCGAAACCGCCCATCAGGTCACCTATCTGATGGGGGAACGCGGCCTACCGCGCACCTGGCGTCACATGAACGGCTACGGCTCCCACACCTACATGTGGATCAATGCCAAAGGCCAGAAATTCTGGGTCAAATATCATTTCCATACCAGCCAGGGCATGGCGTTCTTCAACAACGCCGAGGCGGCGGACGTTGCAGGCAGCGATGCCGACTTCCATCGCCGCGATCTGTTCGAGGCGATTGCGCGAGGCGCGCATCCGAGTTGGACCTTGTCGGTGCAGGTCATGCCCTATGCCGAGGCGAAGACCTATCGGTTTAATCCGTTTGACCTGACCAAGGTGTGGTCGCATGCAGACTACCCCTTGTTCAAGGTCGGCACTATGACGCTGAACCGCAATCCGGAGAATTTCTTCGCTCAGATCGAGCAGGCGGCTTTCTCGCCGGGCAACACGGTCCCGGGCATCGGCCTGTCGCCCGACAAGATGCTGCTCGGCCGCGCCTTCGCCTATAACGACGCGCAGCGCAACCGCATCGGAGCCAACTTTCACCAATTGCCGGTCAACCGCCCGAAGGTGCCGGTCAACACCTACATGTTCGACGGCCAGATGGCCTTCGACCACGCCGGCAACGCGCCGGTCTATGCAACCAACAGCAGCGGGCGCAGTTGGGCCGATGAAACCGGCCCGGTAGCGGATGGCTGGGAGACTGATGGCGAAATGGTGCGCAGCGCCTACAGCCTGCATACCGACGACGACGATTTCGGCCAGCCCGGCCAACTCGTACGCGACGTCTGGAATGATGCGCAGCGCGACCAGTTCGTCGATCAGGTCGCCGGTAGCCTACTGGGCGGCGTTCACAGCGGGGTGCTCGAACGGGCGTTTGCCTATTGGAAGCAGGTCGATGCGAGTACTGGCCAGCGTATCGAGGACAAGGTTCGCGCGGGCAGTGCTCCGAAGCCTGCCGAAGGCATGGTCGAAGGCTGA
- a CDS encoding RrF2 family transcriptional regulator yields MRLTNFSDYALRMLMYAAASGGRLITIEEAARVFNVSRTHLNKVANALTRSGYLKAILGRSGGLVLGRQPELIRIGDVIRLTEPDFALVECFATGNQCVLTRCCKLSGMFGEAMASFQNTLDRYTLADVTLMPEDFLGGPLPGRNGAQRDSG; encoded by the coding sequence ATGCGGTTGACCAACTTTTCCGATTATGCGCTGAGAATGCTGATGTACGCGGCGGCTTCGGGCGGTCGGCTCATCACGATCGAGGAAGCTGCGCGCGTCTTTAACGTGTCGAGGACACACCTCAACAAGGTAGCCAACGCTCTTACGCGCAGCGGCTACCTAAAGGCCATCCTCGGTCGTTCCGGAGGCTTGGTTCTCGGGCGCCAGCCCGAACTGATCCGCATCGGCGACGTCATACGGCTGACCGAGCCGGATTTCGCGCTCGTAGAGTGCTTCGCCACGGGAAACCAATGCGTGCTCACTCGCTGTTGCAAGCTTTCGGGCATGTTTGGCGAAGCGATGGCCTCTTTCCAGAACACCCTTGACCGCTACACGCTGGCCGACGTCACGCTGATGCCGGAGGACTTCCTTGGCGGGCCGCTGCCTGGTCGCAACGGCGCGCAGCGGGATAGCGGATAA
- a CDS encoding CBS domain-containing protein, which produces MQVQAVMTSPVIGIEPSASIADAARLMLSRKISGLPVIRGDGTLVGIISEGDFLRRIELDTKRTRSRWLEFLLSPGKAANEYVHANGQRVDEVMSNSVVTTTREASLVEVVELMARHNVKRLPVMEDGKVVGIIARSDLLRALLRVLPAQGSTDVSDEQIRQNILAELASQTWARNSLVRVNVDKGVAELSGPIFDERERQAALVAAENIAGVKAVTDHLLWVDPLSGMMVDPLA; this is translated from the coding sequence ATGCAGGTCCAAGCAGTAATGACATCACCTGTTATCGGCATCGAACCGTCCGCGTCGATAGCCGACGCGGCACGGTTGATGCTCTCCAGGAAAATCAGTGGCCTTCCTGTCATTCGGGGCGATGGCACGCTGGTGGGAATCATCAGCGAAGGTGATTTTCTCCGCCGGATAGAACTGGATACGAAACGTACGCGCTCGCGTTGGCTTGAATTTCTTCTCAGTCCCGGAAAAGCCGCCAATGAATATGTTCACGCCAACGGACAGCGGGTCGACGAGGTGATGTCCAACAGTGTCGTCACGACGACTCGCGAAGCATCGCTCGTAGAAGTCGTTGAACTCATGGCCCGCCACAATGTCAAACGCCTCCCGGTGATGGAAGACGGGAAAGTTGTCGGCATAATCGCTCGCTCCGATCTTCTGCGTGCATTGCTTCGAGTCCTTCCAGCGCAGGGTTCGACGGACGTCAGCGACGAGCAGATCCGCCAGAATATACTCGCAGAACTTGCCAGCCAAACGTGGGCTCGTAACAGCCTGGTTCGCGTGAACGTAGACAAGGGCGTCGCGGAACTGAGCGGACCGATCTTTGACGAACGTGAGCGCCAGGCGGCGCTTGTCGCAGCCGAAAACATCGCGGGCGTCAAGGCCGTGACGGATCATCTCCTATGGGTCGACCCCCTATCCGGCATGATGGTCGATCCGCTGGCTTGA
- a CDS encoding sterol desaturase family protein: protein MQLSPIGYYSDFVVYPLLIAALAASGLAEAGLSGAARWIVTCGGFVGLWSLIEYWLHRAVFHHAPLIRDLHHDHHINETASRGTPSWLSLSAHGLLVFLPIWLLTNFAIASAVSSGLMIGYLWYVCIHHILHHWHPPHAGYVYRLKQRHALHHHIDGDGNFGVTTGLWDRTFGTATTKQTAGRSVTRSPRL, encoded by the coding sequence ATGCAGTTGAGCCCGATTGGTTACTACAGCGACTTCGTCGTTTACCCGCTCTTGATAGCAGCCCTCGCAGCTAGCGGCCTGGCTGAAGCCGGATTGAGCGGTGCGGCCAGGTGGATCGTCACTTGCGGAGGCTTTGTTGGATTGTGGAGCCTGATTGAATACTGGCTTCATCGGGCGGTCTTCCACCACGCTCCTTTAATTAGGGATTTACACCACGATCATCATATCAACGAGACCGCATCGCGCGGTACGCCTTCGTGGCTGAGCCTTTCGGCTCATGGGTTACTGGTGTTCCTGCCAATATGGCTCCTCACAAACTTCGCAATTGCCAGCGCCGTTTCTAGCGGCTTGATGATCGGTTATTTGTGGTACGTCTGCATCCACCACATCCTTCATCATTGGCACCCCCCGCATGCAGGCTATGTCTATAGGCTGAAGCAGAGGCACGCCCTGCACCACCATATTGACGGCGACGGAAACTTCGGCGTGACCACTGGGCTTTGGGACAGAACGTTTGGCACAGCCACAACCAAGCAGACAGCCGGACGTTCAGTAACCCGAAGTCCTCGATTGTGA
- a CDS encoding IS630 family transposase (programmed frameshift) produces the protein MAKSLSEDLRARVVAAVDGGLSRRAAAARFGVAAASSVRWVREWRETGATCAKPQGGDRRSHRVEAYRDIILAAIERRVDITLVELAELLRQEHGASFATSTIWRFLDRHSMTFKKKTAHASEQERPDVAARRNAWFDAQPDLDPEHLVFIDETGASTKMARLRGRTKRGMRCRSPIPHGHWKTTTFTGALRLTGMTAPMVLDGPMTGEWFVAYVEQVLVPTLRPDDVVILDNLPAHKSAAARVAIEATGARMMFLPPYSPDFNPIENAFSKLKSILRKAAARTVAELWDTISAALPCFTPTECANYFAATGYEPE, from the exons ATGGCGAAATCCTTATCGGAAGATTTGCGGGCTCGGGTGGTCGCAGCGGTTGATGGCGGCCTGTCGCGACGGGCGGCAGCGGCGCGATTTGGCGTGGCGGCGGCAAGCTCGGTGCGTTGGGTCCGGGAATGGCGCGAGACCGGAGCCACCTGCGCAAAGCCGCAGGGCGGCGACAGGCGGTCCCACCGCGTTGAAGCGTATCGCGACATCATCCTGGCGGCGATCGAGAGGCGGGTGGACATCACGCTGGTCGAACTCGCCGAGTTGCTGCGACAGGAGCATGGCGCGTCGTTTGCGACGAGCACGATCTGGCGGTTTCTCGATCGTCACTCCATGACCTTCAA AAAAAAAACGGCGCACGCCAGCGAGCAGGAGCGGCCAGACGTGGCGGCGCGACGAAACGCCTGGTTCGACGCCCAGCCCGATCTTGATCCCGAGCATCTGGTCTTCATCGACGAGACCGGAGCCTCGACAAAGATGGCTCGACTGCGGGGGCGCACGAAGCGCGGGATGCGGTGCCGATCGCCAATCCCGCATGGCCATTGGAAGACGACGACGTTCACCGGCGCCCTGCGCCTCACTGGCATGACCGCGCCAATGGTCCTGGACGGCCCGATGACTGGCGAATGGTTTGTCGCCTATGTCGAGCAGGTTCTCGTGCCGACGCTGCGGCCCGACGATGTCGTGATCCTCGACAACCTGCCGGCGCACAAAAGCGCAGCCGCCCGTGTGGCGATCGAAGCAACCGGCGCAAGGATGATGTTCCTCCCGCCCTATTCCCCCGACTTCAACCCGATCGAGAACGCCTTTTCCAAGCTGAAATCGATTCTACGCAAAGCCGCCGCACGAACCGTCGCGGAATTGTGGGATACCATCAGCGCCGCACTGCCTTGCTTCACACCAACCGAGTGCGCCAACTACTTCGCCGCAACAGGATATGAGCCGGAATGA
- a CDS encoding DUF5602 domain-containing protein, whose protein sequence is MKKLALALVVTMASSLCAMGATKFTQAPPPAPYQQVSKLVKLPDFLPGMGQLFVDPATLPAGPFLAYDHEGKLVSTIYMLPIKDLNPNKRFDNLASPGGDVDHVDVYYNAGHPGVQEPHAHVVLWHVSIADEARVAK, encoded by the coding sequence ATGAAAAAACTCGCACTAGCACTTGTCGTGACGATGGCCAGTTCGCTCTGCGCGATGGGAGCGACCAAGTTTACCCAGGCGCCTCCGCCAGCCCCTTATCAACAGGTCAGCAAGCTGGTGAAACTGCCTGACTTCCTTCCGGGCATGGGCCAGCTTTTCGTCGATCCGGCGACATTGCCCGCCGGGCCGTTCCTAGCCTATGATCACGAGGGAAAGTTGGTCAGCACGATCTACATGCTGCCGATCAAGGACCTCAATCCGAACAAGCGCTTTGACAATCTGGCTTCGCCCGGCGGCGATGTCGACCACGTTGACGTCTATTACAATGCCGGCCATCCTGGCGTCCAGGAACCGCATGCCCACGTCGTCCTGTGGCATGTCTCGATCGCCGACGAGGCGCGAGTTGCCAAATGA